A genomic stretch from Neodiprion fabricii isolate iyNeoFabr1 chromosome 3, iyNeoFabr1.1, whole genome shotgun sequence includes:
- the LOC124177435 gene encoding octopamine receptor beta-2R isoform X2, with the protein MASTVEPMEVVSTSDITSISGLSTEDPSGNITHVEDEEWSKMSKSILIGCVLGSIIITAVFGNLLVMVSVMRHRKLRIITNYFVVSLALADMLVAMFAMTFNASVQVTGRWVFGYFMCDVWNSLDVYFSTSSILHLMCISVDRYYAIVRPLKYPINMTKRVVAYMLLACWLSPAIISFLPILNEWYTTEENSKYRREFPELCEFKVNKVYAILSSSISFWIPCTIMTLTYYAIFKEANRQEKQMHNRMGNAMLLSHRPSKDLNNMNTLNNLNGELNRAGSSKTLTLNEINTDHLHTPTKDKNMIKMKREHKAARTLGIIMGTFILCWLPFFLWYVTMSLCGPTCYCPDIVIAILFWIGYTNSALNPLIYAYFNRDFREAFRNTLQCAFCSLCRREPSDLDALDVRRPSLRYDMV; encoded by the coding sequence ATGGCTTCGACGGTGGAGCCAATGGAGGTAGTTTCAACATCGGACATAACATCGATAAGCGGACTTTCGACGGAGGATCCATCCGGGAACATAACACACGTCGAGGACGAGGAATGGTCCAAGATGTCAAAATCCATCCTGATAGGCTGCGTCCTCGGGTCGATAATCATAACGGCGGTGTTCGGGAACCTCCTGGTAATGGTGTCGGTAATGCGGCACCGGAAGCTGAGGATAATAACGAACTACTTCGTCGTCTCTCTGGCCTTGGCCGACATGCTGGTGGCCATGTTCGCAATGACGTTCAATGCCAGTGTCCAGGTCACGGGGCGTTGGGTGTTCGGCTACTTCATGTGCGACGTTTGGAACTCGCTGGACGTTTACTTCAGCACGAGTTCGATACTGCATTTAATGTGTATATCGGTGGATCGCTACTACGCGATAGTAAGGCCGCTAAAGTACCCGATAAACATGACGAAGAGGGTGGTGGCCTACATGCTGCTAGCCTGCTGGCTCTCTCCGGCGATAATATCGTTCCTACCCATACTCAACGAGTGGTACACTACCGAGGAGAACAGCAAGTACAGACGGGAGTTTCCTGAGCTATGCGAGTTCAAGGTTAACAAGGTATACGCCATCCTGTCGTCGAGTATATCGTTCTGGATACCCTGCACCATAATGACCCTGACGTACTACGCGATATTCAAGGAGGCCAACAGGCAGGAGAAGCAGATGCACAACCGAATGGGTAATGCCATGCTCCTCAGTCACAGACCGAGCAAGGACTTGAACAACATGAACACCCTGAACAACTTGAACGGGGAACTGAACAGAGCCGGTTCGTCCAAGACCCTGACTCTGAACGAGATAAACACGGACCACCTTCACACGCCGACGAAGGACAAGAacatgataaaaatgaaacgagagCACAAGGCTGCCAGGACGCTGGGCATAATAATGGGGACCTTTATACTCTGCTGGTTGCCGTTCTTCCTGTGGTACGTCACGATGAGTCTCTGCGGGCCGACCTGCTACTGTCCGGACATCGTGATCGCCATCCTATTCTGGATCGGTTACACCAACTCGGCCCTGAATCCTCTGATTTACGCGTACTTCAACCGCGATTTTCGGGAGGCTTTCAGAAACACACTTCAGTGCGCATTCTGCTCTCTGTGCAGGCGGGAACCGTCCGATCTTGATGCGCTCGACGTTCGGCGGCCTTCCCTCAGGTACGATATGGTCTGA
- the LOC124177435 gene encoding octopamine receptor beta-2R isoform X3: MASTVEPMEVVSTSDITSISGLSTEDPSGNITHVEDEEWSKMSKSILIGCVLGSIIITAVFGNLLVMVSVMRHRKLRIITNYFVVSLALADMLVAMFAMTFNASVQVTGRWVFGYFMCDVWNSLDVYFSTSSILHLMCISVDRYYAIVRPLKYPINMTKRVVAYMLLACWLSPAIISFLPILNEWYTTEENSKYRREFPELCEFKVNKVYAILSSSISFWIPCTIMTLTYYAIFKEANRQEKQMHNRMGNAMLLSHRPSKDLNNMNTLNNLNGELNRAGSSKTLTLNEINTDHLHTPTKDKNMIKMKREHKAARTLGIIMGTFILCWLPFFLWYVTMSLCGPTCYCPDIVIAILFWIGYTNSALNPLIYAYFNRDFREAFRNTLQCAFCSLCRREPSDLDALDVRRPSLSF, translated from the exons ATGGCTTCGACGGTGGAGCCAATGGAGGTAGTTTCAACATCGGACATAACATCGATAAGCGGACTTTCGACGGAGGATCCATCCGGGAACATAACACACGTCGAGGACGAGGAATGGTCCAAGATGTCAAAATCCATCCTGATAGGCTGCGTCCTCGGGTCGATAATCATAACGGCGGTGTTCGGGAACCTCCTGGTAATGGTGTCGGTAATGCGGCACCGGAAGCTGAGGATAATAACGAACTACTTCGTCGTCTCTCTGGCCTTGGCCGACATGCTGGTGGCCATGTTCGCAATGACGTTCAATGCCAGTGTCCAGGTCACGGGGCGTTGGGTGTTCGGCTACTTCATGTGCGACGTTTGGAACTCGCTGGACGTTTACTTCAGCACGAGTTCGATACTGCATTTAATGTGTATATCGGTGGATCGCTACTACGCGATAGTAAGGCCGCTAAAGTACCCGATAAACATGACGAAGAGGGTGGTGGCCTACATGCTGCTAGCCTGCTGGCTCTCTCCGGCGATAATATCGTTCCTACCCATACTCAACGAGTGGTACACTACCGAGGAGAACAGCAAGTACAGACGGGAGTTTCCTGAGCTATGCGAGTTCAAGGTTAACAAGGTATACGCCATCCTGTCGTCGAGTATATCGTTCTGGATACCCTGCACCATAATGACCCTGACGTACTACGCGATATTCAAGGAGGCCAACAGGCAGGAGAAGCAGATGCACAACCGAATGGGTAATGCCATGCTCCTCAGTCACAGACCGAGCAAGGACTTGAACAACATGAACACCCTGAACAACTTGAACGGGGAACTGAACAGAGCCGGTTCGTCCAAGACCCTGACTCTGAACGAGATAAACACGGACCACCTTCACACGCCGACGAAGGACAAGAacatgataaaaatgaaacgagagCACAAGGCTGCCAGGACGCTGGGCATAATAATGGGGACCTTTATACTCTGCTGGTTGCCGTTCTTCCTGTGGTACGTCACGATGAGTCTCTGCGGGCCGACCTGCTACTGTCCGGACATCGTGATCGCCATCCTATTCTGGATCGGTTACACCAACTCGGCCCTGAATCCTCTGATTTACGCGTACTTCAACCGCGATTTTCGGGAGGCTTTCAGAAACACACTTCAGTGCGCATTCTGCTCTCTGTGCAGGCGGGAACCGTCCGATCTTGATGCGCTCGACGTTCGGCGGCCTTCCCTCAG CTTCTAA
- the LOC124177435 gene encoding octopamine receptor beta-2R isoform X1 — MASTVEPMEVVSTSDITSISGLSTEDPSGNITHVEDEEWSKMSKSILIGCVLGSIIITAVFGNLLVMVSVMRHRKLRIITNYFVVSLALADMLVAMFAMTFNASVQVTGRWVFGYFMCDVWNSLDVYFSTSSILHLMCISVDRYYAIVRPLKYPINMTKRVVAYMLLACWLSPAIISFLPILNEWYTTEENSKYRREFPELCEFKVNKVYAILSSSISFWIPCTIMTLTYYAIFKEANRQEKQMHNRMGNAMLLSHRPSKDLNNMNTLNNLNGELNRAGSSKTLTLNEINTDHLHTPTKDKNMIKMKREHKAARTLGIIMGTFILCWLPFFLWYVTMSLCGPTCYCPDIVIAILFWIGYTNSALNPLIYAYFNRDFREAFRNTLQCAFCSLCRREPSDLDALDVRRPSLRYDDRTKSIYSETYMRHNDGRRSSEFGSSL, encoded by the exons ATGGCTTCGACGGTGGAGCCAATGGAGGTAGTTTCAACATCGGACATAACATCGATAAGCGGACTTTCGACGGAGGATCCATCCGGGAACATAACACACGTCGAGGACGAGGAATGGTCCAAGATGTCAAAATCCATCCTGATAGGCTGCGTCCTCGGGTCGATAATCATAACGGCGGTGTTCGGGAACCTCCTGGTAATGGTGTCGGTAATGCGGCACCGGAAGCTGAGGATAATAACGAACTACTTCGTCGTCTCTCTGGCCTTGGCCGACATGCTGGTGGCCATGTTCGCAATGACGTTCAATGCCAGTGTCCAGGTCACGGGGCGTTGGGTGTTCGGCTACTTCATGTGCGACGTTTGGAACTCGCTGGACGTTTACTTCAGCACGAGTTCGATACTGCATTTAATGTGTATATCGGTGGATCGCTACTACGCGATAGTAAGGCCGCTAAAGTACCCGATAAACATGACGAAGAGGGTGGTGGCCTACATGCTGCTAGCCTGCTGGCTCTCTCCGGCGATAATATCGTTCCTACCCATACTCAACGAGTGGTACACTACCGAGGAGAACAGCAAGTACAGACGGGAGTTTCCTGAGCTATGCGAGTTCAAGGTTAACAAGGTATACGCCATCCTGTCGTCGAGTATATCGTTCTGGATACCCTGCACCATAATGACCCTGACGTACTACGCGATATTCAAGGAGGCCAACAGGCAGGAGAAGCAGATGCACAACCGAATGGGTAATGCCATGCTCCTCAGTCACAGACCGAGCAAGGACTTGAACAACATGAACACCCTGAACAACTTGAACGGGGAACTGAACAGAGCCGGTTCGTCCAAGACCCTGACTCTGAACGAGATAAACACGGACCACCTTCACACGCCGACGAAGGACAAGAacatgataaaaatgaaacgagagCACAAGGCTGCCAGGACGCTGGGCATAATAATGGGGACCTTTATACTCTGCTGGTTGCCGTTCTTCCTGTGGTACGTCACGATGAGTCTCTGCGGGCCGACCTGCTACTGTCCGGACATCGTGATCGCCATCCTATTCTGGATCGGTTACACCAACTCGGCCCTGAATCCTCTGATTTACGCGTACTTCAACCGCGATTTTCGGGAGGCTTTCAGAAACACACTTCAGTGCGCATTCTGCTCTCTGTGCAGGCGGGAACCGTCCGATCTTGATGCGCTCGACGTTCGGCGGCCTTCCCTCAG GTACGATGATCGGACAAAGAGCATCTACTCTGAGACCTACATGAGGCACAACGATGGGAGAAGATCGAGCGAATTTGGAAGCAGTCTTTGA